ATATTCTTACCCTTTTCataaattgttttttttttttttgatatttatcaataatatattcagtaaaaatatattatttcacataatttaatattttttggaataacatataaatgtcaatgtatatgtgtatatatatatatatatatatatatgtatatatttttttttctttttcatatatttatatgcgcccatttgtttttatctatatatatatatatttatatatccgaatttctttatattgttatattccgatttgattatatataaaattttttttaattcataatttttttttttttttttttcttttttttcatttccatGTGATTTATTTCAATCcgatattatttatatgttatatatatattattctataatatgataaaaggatatttttttttcttatttgtatttttagattataaatataaagatattcttatatatagattatatctgcttttttttttttttttttttttttttctattattaatttttaaattatctacttacgaattttttaattgttgATATGGCCTTCATgagtatattattatgcatgaaagaaaaaaaaaaaaaaaaatatatatatgtatataatatatatatatatatatataatataccaatttttattatcttatattttacatgCACTATAAATGCATagaatttttcttttttttttttttgatttcttCTCCCCAAATTTTtggttatttatataatatacgtattataaatatgtacatataatatgtatatattataatgtgtaattttccacatatatatataaaatatatatatatatatatatatattttaataatacttgaacttttaaaattaaatatataaaaaggaatCCAATTAATTTAtggttatattatttgttattcACTAGAAAATTCTCtagaatttaataaaacatatataaatatagaatatattatatatatattatatttttttttttttttccctattaccacataataatattaatctcATAAAAccaaatattcataattaaaGAACTATAATgcttttaattaaaaataatatataaataaaaatataaaaaataatatataaataaatatattattaatcagaattgtaattttatattttttataagtaaAGGTGATGTTCTTTTAAATGAGTCTTCTTTTAAACACAAAAAAtgcaatatttttttctggtATTTCTAGCTGTTTTAGCAAAAGGgtttttaagaaataaaggtaaatattaaataaatatatatatatataaataaatatatatatatatataattatatattttattcctATATAAATGATTACATCATAATAAGATGGTACACCCCTTAGtcattatgatatatatatatatatatatgtatgtatttatttatttatttatttattttatttcttttttttaagaacaCGCCAATTTAATAAACTCATACAATGACATTGtagaagatataaatattaaaaaggaaGAGAAAAGTTCAAGTGAACCTCCTTTCATtcctataaaaaataagatagATAATGttcatacaaaaaataacaatcaatataatttacataataataaatctaaTAAAACACACCTTACTTATGGAACACATACTAGCTTTTTACAAAACTGCACCATCAATGATTGTGTAGATGTCGATAATAAAGATTctgaaattaataatataacaaaagaaaaagatgataataataataataatggaacTAAGCAAATTgaagagaaaaataaaatcaataAAAGCGATTTGCATAGacaaaatgaattaaatttACAAAGtggaaaaaatgaacaagacataaataaaaatgaaaaaggaaaacagGATATCTCTAATTCCAATGCAGAGAACAAAAAGGATGTAAAAGAAGGAGTGAAAGAattagaagaaaagaaaaaagaagagaAAATTTCAGATGATCATAAAGTAgaggaaaacaaaaaatcTGATGACCATAAAGTTgaggaaaacaaaaaatcTGATGATCATAAAGTTgaggaaaacaaaaaatcTGATGATCATAAAATAGAAGAAGTAAAAAAAGTAGAGGAACATGAAGAAGACGAAGAAGAGgataagaaagaaaaaaaatcagaaaacaaaaataaagatgaaaataaagatgaaaatgatgaagataatgatgaaataaGTGATGAAGATGAAGTTGATGATGATGTTgaagaagataaaaatgaaaatgatgatattgatgatgataaaaaggaAACAGATAAAACACATTTGGAAGAAGaggaaaatgaaataattgaAAAGGAATTTAGtgataagaaaaagaatggtaaaaataaagatactAAGAAGGAAAAAAGTAAAGATACTGAGAAGGAAAAAAGTAAAGATATAGAGAAGGAAAAAAGTAAAGATAAAGAGAAGGAAAAAAGTAAAGATAAAGAGAAGGAAAAAGGTAAAGATAAAGAGAAGGAAAAAAGTAAAGATATTGagaaggaaaaagaaaaagataaagataTAGAGAAGGAAAAAAGTAAAGATACTGcgaaggaaaaagaaaaagataaagatatagagaaagaaaaaagcAAAGATAtggaaaaattaaagaataaacaaaatgatgaaaaaaagaaagacgataacgaaaagaaaaaaaatgataaacaaGATATacatgatgataatgatgatgaaaatgatatggaagaaatagaagaaaatgatgaCGAAGAAGATGAGGATGAAGACAtggaaaacaaaaaaaaaaaaaaaaaaggaaaaaatggaaatgaAAATGGAAATGAAAATGGAAGTGAAAATGGAAATGAAAATGGAAATGAAAAtggaaatgaaaatgaaaataaaaatgaaagtgaaaatgaaaatgaaaacgAAAATGAAAACGAAAATGGAAACGAAAATGAAAACGAAAAAGAAAacgaaaaagataaaaatattaaagagATTGAAAATGTAACAAATGCAAACAAGGAAAactatgaaaaaataaataaaaattctgaaataacaataacaaaatcaaatatagatatatataataataataggaaTAATGATATTGATAAAGTAAATAACCATATATTCACAAatcaacaaaaaaaacacaatcttcataatgaacaaaataaatttaatgaaaCATTAAATGTATCAACCAATCATAAAAATCATTATgaggtaataaaaaaaaaaaaaaaaaaaaaaaaaaatgaattttattttatttttttctaaaatgaaatattatattattatatatatatatatatatatatatatgtttctttttaataggagaaaaagaaatatgaatCTAACATGTTCAACGTAGACAAAAGAATGCATAAAAATTTAACAAGCATGGATACAATACTTCACAATTTGAATGATAAATTAAGCCACCACAAAGAtctaaaaaatgtattaaatgataaaaaaaaaaaaaaaaataaataaataaataaataaataaataaatatatatatatatatatatatatatatatatatataccatatgtgtattttcattcttattattctttttagagagaattaaaattaaaatttgaaGCCATGAGTAGAAtcaaagaatataaaatatacaatgaGCTTATTCAAAAATCTGTGGAAATTTTGACACTTAGATTAACCaaggtataaaaaaaaaaaaaaaagaaaaaagaaaatgagaATGTTAAATAATGTGACACACcctattttaaaaatatatgttataatatatatatgtatatcttgatttttatgtataatatttagaTTAACGACGAATTGAAAAAGTTAAAAGACATATCGGAAAATgctttacaaaaatatataaacgaGAAAGGTAATAATAAGACTAAttaggaaatatatatattatatatatatatatatatatatatatatatatatgtatatatttaaatttatatttatttatgttccTAATGAAATATCTTCATTTATCTTCCTTAAAGGTTATGGATTGATGAAACATTATAATTTCCCAGAATATAAcgtaataaaacaaaaatgaaaagtgtataaatatataaatatataaatatatatatatatatatatattaatgtgtGATATACCTTTATAGGGATATATTTTAgtgacattttttttttttttttttttttttttttttttttttgtaatttgtAGAAACTTGAGGAAGAAAAGATCATGAAAAGAAGCAAAATAAGTATACAATAAAACTTTcctaaaaaggaaaataagaaatatatacatacatatatatatatatatatatatatatatgaattaacATTTGTATATGTTTCCAATATTATgggaatatttattttatttttattttgttatagcttggaatgaaaaaaaaagccATCATCTCTATTGTCCTATGGGTAAACAGGGAAAACACaatgataaataatatatatatatatatatatatatatatatatattagaaattTATTAATGTGTATCGTTTATTTTCTCCTATTTTGTAGAATGTAATAAGGAGAGGTGTTATAACAGACCACGTGGTCCTACTCAATGCTACGtaagaatttaaaaaagttgaaatatatatatatatttatttatttatatattttatataatcttatttttttttttgcagaAATTAGAACAAATAGGTAGAAATATTGAGACCATATGTGAACCTTTCATTAACGAACATAATGGAACCTGTCGACCCgttagttatatatatatatatatatatatatatatatttttttttttataatgaaaGAGTTTCCTCACACATATTTATGATTCcaaatttatattacttttgtaattacatatttgttattttactttttttaggATTTTCATCACTGTGCCATAGCAGAACCTgagagaaataaaaaatattcaatatATGCAACGGtatctataaatataaaaatatttaaaaaaaaaaaaaaaggaaacaaataagaagaatataaatatgtatattaataaataataaaatatacacctatttttatataaacttttcttttatattattaaatatttttttttctaggACGATGTACATTTTGTACCTTCCCAATTTGTTACTATAAAAGTAAGACATCATATTTTTCGATATTTAAAttgttaaattatttaaaagctatatgatgaataaataaatgaatacatacatacatacatatatatatatatatatatattatttcttttaggGATATAATTTACATGAATGTTTACAATTTTTGGTCGTCAAAAAGAATTCCACATGCGGGTAAATAAaccatatacataaatatatgcttaattaaatgtttattattttatattttatatttttatattttatatttttatattttatatttttatcttttatattttagacCCATGACAATTGAAAAAAACTTAATGGAGTCTGAAGAAATTTTAAAAGAGCCTGTTTTAAGCAAAGTTTTATATAACGAAATTTtatttgaaaatataaaagtaaggaaaataaaataaagagatattttttgtttatatcattttgtagTAATAAATTgttctaatattattatcataatgaaatttttttcttttaattttttgttttaattttttgttttaattttttgttttaattttttgttttaattttttgttttaattttttgttttaattttttgttttaatttttaattttttttttttagatatCTACACCAggagaatataatatatgtttggCTCAATTTTATCAAGACCCAGAGAAGGATGATATACTATCAGAAAATagttcaaataaatataagaaaaaaaagaaaaacgaTATGAAAGTTTTAGGAATAGACACCATTGGTACGTTGTATGTATTACCGTTAcatgaaaaacaaaaaacggGATaacaatatgtatatatatatatatgcaaatGTATAAATCTACATATGCATATTgtcttatttatatcttattatatatatttttttttttagtattttttttaattttaatttttcattatatttaatattttatttttatgattttattatatcactataaaaataatatatatatatatacataaatatgtgtatttattttattatattttgctGTTTATCAAcaaatttttgttattatgttccttacataaataataaaattaaattatgttGGAACATACTACTAGTTATTTGATTcgcataaaaataataataaataaaataaaataaaaaaaaataataaataatatctatatttaatgcgatgataataattataatggtaatatataaaaaaggagggggaaaaaaaaaaaaaaaaaaaaaaaaaaacgaatgTGTGTgattgaatatatttaaagaatcTTTCTTATTCCAATATGGTAAGAAAGCTAtcttgtaaaaaaaaaatatatgatatataaaaaatgtaatatcatatatatatatatatatatatatatatataaatgatgaaaaaaaaaaaaataaaataataaaataaattaaatcaaaaattaaaaaaatggataatcattattaaattaagcaatacatacataatacatatatatatatatatatatatatatatatatatatatatatatttatttatttatctatttatttacgataatattaaaaacaacatatgtttttaaaacaaatgaatatttatatataaatatatgtataaattttcttatacggcgaaaaaaataaaataataaaagaaaaaaaagggaaacacaatatatacacacatatatatatatatatatatatatatattggtgGATTCAGAAAAAAGGCTATAAAAAtcatgtaaataaaaaaaaaaaaaattattatatttattaaataattatttattcatttattttattattactgtGAATACAAAATTggataattaattatttcttattaCAAGAATGAATACTtgcaatttttatataaaaataaaatataacaaaaaattcataaaaaatgtGCTCGCATAGTATATCATTCCCatatatgcacatatatatatatatatatatatatatatatgtgaataaatataaatgaatatatataagaataaaatatatcaaaaaatatcATTCATTGTAGACtaagatatttttattatatatttcattttaatattttcttatatgtttcattttctttattattattattattattattatttatttttttattttttttttttatttttttttttttttttttttttttttttttttttttttttttttcgtttctattaatttatattcttctaCTTGGAAGAATACAATTTTTTGATGTCATCAATAAAAAAGGCATAATCTCTAAATACATgaaatcttttaattttaaaggTGGGTGTAATATAATTAGAAATATCCCATACCTTTACAGttagatatatatgattaataatattatatccatttagatttgtttttttatatgcttctaacattttttgtttaaCATAATTAACATATACATCTGAGTTAATTTGTTCATCATCAATAGCTTCTAAGAATTCT
This sequence is a window from Plasmodium falciparum 3D7 genome assembly, chromosome: 2. Protein-coding genes within it:
- a CDS encoding rhoptry neck protein 6, with product MQYFFLVFLAVLAKGFLRNKEHANLINSYNDIVEDINIKKEEKSSSEPPFIPIKNKIDNVHTKNNNQYNLHNNKSNKTHLTYGTHTSFLQNCTINDCVDVDNKDSEINNITKEKDDNNNNNGTKQIEEKNKINKSDLHRQNELNLQSGKNEQDINKNEKGKQDISNSNAENKKDVKEGVKELEEKKKEEKISDDHKVEENKKSDDHKVEENKKSDDHKVEENKKSDDHKIEEVKKVEEHEEDEEEDKKEKKSENKNKDENKDENDEDNDEISDEDEVDDDVEEDKNENDDIDDDKKETDKTHLEEEENEIIEKEFSDKKKNGKNKDTKKEKSKDTEKEKSKDIEKEKSKDKEKEKSKDKEKEKGKDKEKEKSKDIEKEKEKDKDIEKEKSKDTAKEKEKDKDIEKEKSKDMEKLKNKQNDEKKKDDNEKKKNDKQDIHDDNDDENDMEEIEENDDEEDEDEDMENKKKKKKGKNGNENGNENGSENGNENGNENGNENENKNESENENENENENENGNENENEKENEKDKNIKEIENVTNANKENYEKINKNSEITITKSNIDIYNNNRNNDIDKVNNHIFTNQQKKHNLHNEQNKFNETLNVSTNHKNHYEEKKKYESNMFNVDKRMHKNLTSMDTILHNLNDKLSHHKDLKNRELKLKFEAMSRIKEYKIYNELIQKSVEILTLRLTKINDELKKLKDISENALQKYINEKGYGLMKHYNFPEYNKLEEEKIMKRSKITWNEKKSHHLYCPMECNKERCYNRPRGPTQCYKLEQIGRNIETICEPFINEHNGTCRPDFHHCAIAEPERNKKYSIYATDDVHFVPSQFVTIKGYNLHECLQFLVVKKNSTCGPMTIEKNLMESEEILKEPVLSKVLYNEILFENIKISTPGEYNICLAQFYQDPEKDDILSENSSNKYKKKKKNDMKVLGIDTIGTLYVLPLHEKQKTG